A region from the Magnetococcus sp. PR-3 genome encodes:
- a CDS encoding substrate-binding periplasmic protein, giving the protein MARGWQKQIGLFLLAGLGLVLSAGEPAHADVIRFVTYPSVSFINPETGQVDGPVAALVRAINAELGQKIEFDFVPLPRMLMVLEKGGAEAAFNMSHNEARNKKWYYSHPMHVVDYGVFVGKDNPLNYTHKGQMQGYTIATYGPTNLSKKVERFAKDIPGSSVLVENSFKDVFRMLNAGRFGKKGLVYAPDVIGLGAMEQLGLNHIRYAGSDQKNLYHVVFVKSLVKRSYVDAFNRLLLKYHADGSMAEIYGRYTKPPTARVPSATDVRLDWDKRAPEERP; this is encoded by the coding sequence ATGGCTCGTGGTTGGCAGAAACAGATCGGTTTATTTCTTCTCGCAGGGTTAGGGTTGGTTCTCAGTGCAGGAGAGCCAGCCCATGCCGACGTCATACGATTTGTGACCTACCCGTCGGTTTCTTTCATCAACCCTGAAACAGGGCAGGTGGATGGACCGGTGGCAGCTCTGGTGCGGGCGATCAATGCCGAGTTGGGTCAGAAAATCGAGTTTGATTTTGTTCCCCTGCCGCGAATGTTAATGGTTTTGGAGAAGGGCGGTGCCGAAGCGGCTTTTAATATGAGCCACAATGAAGCCCGCAATAAAAAATGGTACTACAGCCACCCCATGCATGTTGTGGATTATGGGGTCTTTGTGGGTAAGGATAACCCCTTGAACTATACCCATAAGGGTCAAATGCAAGGCTATACCATCGCAACTTATGGCCCCACCAACCTGTCGAAAAAGGTTGAGCGGTTTGCAAAGGATATCCCCGGCAGCTCCGTGCTTGTGGAAAACTCTTTTAAGGATGTCTTTAGAATGTTAAATGCCGGTCGATTTGGCAAAAAGGGGCTGGTCTATGCCCCGGATGTCATTGGCCTGGGTGCCATGGAACAGTTGGGATTGAACCATATTCGCTATGCCGGGTCAGATCAAAAAAACCTCTACCATGTGGTCTTTGTTAAATCCCTCGTAAAACGTAGTTATGTGGATGCTTTTAACCGGCTTCTTCTAAAATATCATGCGGATGGGTCCATGGCAGAGATCTACGGGCGGTATACCAAGCCCCCCACAGCCCGCGTTCCTTCGGCAACCGATGTGCGTTTGGACTGGGATAAACGTGCCCCAGAGGAACGGCCATGA
- a CDS encoding transporter substrate-binding domain-containing protein → MLKKHKLIASIIVLLFMLNSFLFHAKAQAVTDDISSAPGTLKIAFCEDCLPFQFKDDQDKPSGLIIDLWRLWSEKTATPIELIPYSWDETLKKVGSGEVDVHAGLFFNETRDQFLDYGSALSRTNTHVFLHKQLPKITNITELQAYQIGVLKGDFVEESLKEKLPEATIVPFLSYQAMMAALQSGELRAFAADTPTGIYYLKKHWLLNDFTISDTQLLFANDWKTAVTQGKTQLLDEINQGFERISRQERVAIHRNWISAGNSKALIIAIDRDYPPLSKMTSFGEPAGLLVDMWKAWSRRTGQEVRFRMSDWAGTIAAMKSGEADIHSGLFINDSRKQFLSFTQPIYQINSRFFYRQGKQIPDDPAQFGQRRVGVLAGSFQQEQLKERFATLNLVAYANWLQVVKALYHGEVDVAMVEDLTMASLLKQTGWQSELTSHPDPFFSNLVYGAVKKGQEPLLEKVNSGIARLDEASRTEVEKTWVPEERFRIYGQTQNSQGSKPSLNMEQRRWLETHLTDEELTWLKSHPVIRVSSEPDYAPFDFRVDGKPAGYSPDYVKLLAEQLGLRLEFVKDSWTNLLNKAQAKELDLVHTIFNAPKERHIYLNFTKSYKQVINAIVARDDVKGVTDLKGLSGKKVALVKGDSIAQLLPSLVPDAQFQFLEDYTSVLKAVSLGKAQVTVLELPVAAYFVRKLSLTNLSIVAEMKDLGDRDQQYRIAVRKDWPQLIAILEKAMDALPPEKLLALDKQWMTLPEAKEQDQALILSNKERAWLAAHPELRIGVDPAFPPYDFVREDGKHAGFAADLHTHLQEMLGIHITLAEGLTWTEALEAAKKRDLDIISLCVPTPERAEYLKFSDSVARAPWVIATRRNFTPMGGVEGLTGKKVLVAEGYAVVSTLDSQFPNLTLSTVATPLDGLRMVSTGMADAYIGFLGSINYHIDSQALYNLHIASPTGFAPTQLSVCSRSDWPELASILGKAIKAIPKQEITALADRWSLMLSHSAQNSPSTTFSNQPTLALSPSEKAWLASHPEISIAFDGHWGPYSVYAEKGGFSGYAVDVVRLIEQRTGIRFKIHPDGEWKTLYAAAQNRAVDVVAEMAVREARKEWFAFTKPYIYLSSYVYTRANDFRIKKRSDIHGLRPALVDGYAYNKTLLKIAPNSEPVMVKTVAEALEAVSEGRADFYLGSLGTVNYQIKKMGLRGINPVLRWEQNTSNNAFGVRKDWPELVSILDKALASISEQEWQGLNQQWIGKTEQKREPVRIAFGSNKPPFVFAPGSHLGLELDIVREAMAHSGVEIIPTELTNEGLEKILDLDPDTAAAAGVQQSPDSPYHFSSNYVFFNNAAYTLASEGVTLEKLEDLKGRKISIWGTGHKDLGPQFYDLFNPESRAKHTSEFYEIADQGLQVRSFFEGKADTLIIDSNILGWQINQQAKHVDTSADLVRHGLFNATTGFAIAFRKAKLRDQFEAGLAKLKASGRYAQLVRKYKDANYQRMTDFAVLLGKLFKPYLLSSNVQKVEGLITQLIKTQPLIERIEIVDRLGGRHLYLPAGREASDEHFTIINEIQEFSHDVGRQVKFGQIITTYKGGEKRAPWPELRAVLEACSNCNQLEKGQMLKVLQAFIQSKKSQKKQPEHHQQVVESKKQSEADTTQSLLILFPILLVILLIGTLILPRWISDEMISQQFGSPNFRIMMLAGAVFMMAVVAVLVVYTLSKNKEVVLKVIADELEVVLLSTMERSDLWVQERLNYLAKLGHDQKLMALTKQLLTVKAEKETLAQSDTLHQIRDYLGEREKTVGQLGFFIINPQRISIGSKRDTNLGTINLIEQNHPQLLKKAFAGHTVLIPPIRSDVVLDEKSPSDLKPQNMFFAAPIFDSEGSVIAVLTMRVDPKGELSRIMHGGRIGSSGETYMVDEQGRMLTESRFVSMLKTLGLTSQDDGPEQALWVRDPGVNLMLGHTARKPIVEQAATKMLEGVLTLKKVYETGDLPQDALDHSAIMVNVAGYRDYRGVPVYGAWMWDGHLGVGIATEIDVDEVLSGHDTLRVNLIVIATSTLLLAVIAIILTLTFGQRATMLLRRNQDELEEKVLERTRELEGSRERQELALKGGALGFWDVDLTTGQTIVNKRYAEIFGYPLDSLEERRDDWIDRIHPDDREETLAIGRNYRQGKMQEYEAEFRIIKPSGELRWVISKGAAVARSEDGAVARMVGTVQDVTDRKASDEALRIAEERSRLLLESVGQGIFGVGADGKVNFINPAATRMLGYTAHEIIGQKVHGLIHHTRADGSNYPVETCPMFHSFSEGSYHNIEDEVLWRKDGSSFPVQYNSVPLIQEGKPMGAVVVFHDITERKESERMLKQQEERLDMALKGANAGLWDWHDTKGELITGEIWATMLGYTPQELDARYGNTMERWSSLVHPEDLPDAMIRMQSHIAGETEIYKAEFRMLTADGSWKWILDIGQASERDDKGMGTRLVGVHLDIDDEKEMAQQILRAKEVAEEATQAKSDFLANMSHEIRTPMNAIIGMSHLALQTQLTPKQQDYVHKIHTAANALLGIINDILDFSKIEAGKLNIEQVPFRLDEVLDNLTNLVNVKVREKGLEFLLALDQEVPKGLIGDPLRLGQILINLANNAVKFTDHGEIVVRISQEASEEGKVTLKFAVSDTGIGMTEEQVGRLFQSFSQADASTTRKYGGTGLGLTISKKLTEMMEGRIWVESIPGTGSTFLFTACFGLSDEMEIDQPIPEPDLRGIPVLIVDDSAAAREIMEQMAQSLTFETFMTATGQEALEMIKQHDERGYPFKLVLLDWRMPGMDGVEVNHRIKNDKTLQHPPRVVMVTAYDRDEMRQHIGEDELEGYLSKPVTASTLMDAAMVSMGHAAKESKGTRQGTNLGIEAVSGVAGARILLVEDNEINQQVAKELLEMAQMEVVIADNGQIGVDKVHAESFDIILMDMQMPVMDGYTAARTIRAESTFDELPIVAMTANAMAGDREKCLDAGMQDHVSKPIEPSEMYAALAQWIKPRAGLGVAPEQLQSKKQAEAPSDMPELPQLEGVDTQTGLARVGGSQKLYLDLMRRIVKNQSGTVEEFQAALSENDLPTAERLAHTTKGVAGSLGATEVQEQAARLEQACEARDRNAINDALPPFEQKLTGLLRAITDYFAQLDAQTAKEDASAVGEVCWADVKPILEQLRQLAADDDGEIEDTFLAHKAQLAGLVEADQLDQLADHLQDFEFEEALALLEELLSAIPKEDEGEDITPKLAQLIELVADDDMDSVDLFEEIKPVLNRRLSQEDLEALSNAFLDFEYDVAKEILEKI, encoded by the coding sequence ATGCTAAAAAAGCATAAGCTTATTGCCTCTATTATTGTTCTTCTTTTTATGTTGAACAGCTTTCTTTTCCACGCAAAGGCCCAGGCTGTTACTGACGATATATCCTCTGCACCTGGCACCCTCAAAATCGCGTTCTGTGAAGATTGCCTGCCGTTTCAATTCAAGGATGACCAAGATAAGCCATCTGGTTTAATCATTGACCTTTGGCGCTTATGGTCGGAAAAAACGGCAACACCCATTGAGCTGATTCCCTATTCATGGGATGAGACACTCAAAAAAGTGGGCTCCGGTGAAGTCGATGTGCACGCAGGCCTGTTTTTTAACGAGACCCGGGATCAATTTCTCGATTATGGCAGTGCCCTCAGTCGTACCAACACCCATGTCTTCCTGCATAAACAGCTGCCAAAAATCACCAATATTACAGAGCTTCAGGCCTATCAAATTGGGGTTTTGAAAGGGGATTTTGTCGAAGAGAGCTTGAAGGAGAAACTGCCGGAAGCGACCATTGTTCCCTTTTTGAGTTATCAAGCCATGATGGCCGCCCTCCAGTCCGGCGAACTGCGGGCTTTTGCGGCAGATACCCCAACCGGCATCTATTACCTGAAAAAACATTGGCTGCTCAATGATTTTACCATCTCCGACACCCAACTACTCTTCGCCAACGATTGGAAGACAGCGGTTACCCAAGGGAAAACGCAACTGCTTGATGAAATTAACCAAGGGTTTGAGCGTATCTCCCGACAAGAGCGGGTGGCGATTCACCGCAACTGGATATCGGCGGGAAATTCCAAAGCCCTAATTATCGCCATCGACCGAGACTACCCCCCCTTAAGCAAGATGACCTCCTTTGGTGAACCGGCTGGACTTCTGGTCGACATGTGGAAGGCGTGGTCCAGACGTACCGGGCAGGAGGTGCGCTTTCGCATGAGCGATTGGGCGGGTACCATCGCGGCCATGAAAAGTGGTGAGGCGGATATCCACTCCGGCCTGTTTATCAATGACAGCCGCAAGCAGTTTCTGAGCTTTACCCAGCCCATCTATCAGATCAATTCCCGCTTTTTTTATCGACAGGGCAAACAGATACCCGACGACCCTGCACAGTTTGGCCAACGTAGGGTGGGTGTATTGGCGGGCAGTTTTCAGCAGGAGCAGCTTAAAGAACGTTTTGCCACATTGAATCTGGTTGCCTATGCCAACTGGTTGCAGGTGGTCAAAGCGCTCTACCACGGTGAAGTGGATGTGGCCATGGTGGAGGACCTTACCATGGCTTCACTGCTCAAACAGACCGGTTGGCAGTCTGAACTAACCAGCCATCCAGACCCCTTTTTTTCCAATCTGGTCTATGGCGCGGTGAAAAAGGGACAGGAACCTTTACTGGAAAAGGTTAACTCCGGCATCGCCCGCCTGGACGAGGCAAGTCGAACAGAGGTGGAAAAAACGTGGGTTCCAGAAGAGAGGTTTCGCATCTATGGGCAGACCCAGAACAGTCAGGGAAGTAAGCCATCCCTGAACATGGAGCAGAGACGCTGGCTCGAGACCCATCTAACCGATGAGGAGTTGACTTGGTTGAAGTCACACCCCGTGATCCGGGTTTCCAGTGAGCCGGACTACGCGCCGTTTGATTTCAGAGTGGATGGCAAACCGGCGGGATACTCCCCGGACTATGTAAAGCTGTTGGCTGAGCAGTTGGGTTTGCGTCTTGAGTTCGTGAAAGATAGCTGGACCAACTTGCTGAACAAAGCCCAAGCCAAGGAGTTGGATCTGGTTCACACCATTTTCAATGCCCCTAAAGAGCGCCACATCTATCTGAACTTCACCAAGTCCTATAAACAGGTGATCAATGCCATCGTTGCTCGGGATGATGTGAAGGGTGTAACCGACCTTAAAGGTTTAAGCGGTAAAAAGGTGGCACTGGTCAAAGGGGATTCCATTGCCCAATTGTTGCCGAGTCTGGTGCCCGATGCCCAGTTCCAGTTCCTGGAAGACTACACCTCGGTGCTCAAAGCGGTCAGTCTTGGCAAGGCTCAGGTCACCGTATTGGAACTGCCCGTTGCGGCCTATTTTGTACGCAAACTGTCATTAACAAACCTGAGCATTGTCGCAGAGATGAAGGATCTGGGGGATCGGGATCAGCAGTATCGCATTGCGGTGCGCAAGGATTGGCCGCAGCTGATCGCCATTCTTGAAAAAGCCATGGATGCGTTGCCTCCAGAGAAGCTGTTGGCGCTGGATAAACAATGGATGACCCTACCCGAAGCTAAAGAGCAGGATCAGGCCTTGATCTTGTCCAATAAAGAGCGGGCGTGGCTGGCCGCCCACCCAGAGTTACGTATTGGGGTGGACCCTGCCTTTCCCCCCTATGATTTTGTGAGGGAGGATGGCAAACATGCCGGGTTTGCAGCGGACCTGCATACACACCTTCAAGAGATGCTTGGCATCCATATCACCCTTGCAGAGGGGTTGACATGGACAGAGGCGTTGGAGGCGGCAAAAAAGCGGGATTTGGATATAATCTCCCTGTGTGTCCCAACCCCAGAGCGGGCTGAGTATCTGAAATTCAGTGATTCGGTTGCCCGCGCGCCCTGGGTGATTGCAACACGGCGGAATTTTACCCCGATGGGCGGTGTCGAGGGGCTGACGGGGAAAAAGGTACTTGTTGCCGAAGGTTATGCGGTGGTTTCAACCTTGGATAGCCAATTCCCCAACCTGACCCTCTCCACGGTTGCAACCCCGCTGGATGGGCTGCGCATGGTCTCTACAGGCATGGCAGATGCCTACATCGGTTTTTTGGGCTCCATTAACTATCACATCGATTCCCAGGCTCTTTACAATCTGCACATCGCCTCCCCAACCGGCTTTGCGCCCACACAGCTGTCCGTCTGTAGCCGTTCGGACTGGCCGGAACTGGCCTCCATTCTGGGTAAGGCCATCAAGGCGATACCCAAGCAGGAGATAACAGCACTGGCGGATCGATGGTCACTGATGTTGTCGCATTCAGCTCAGAACAGTCCATCAACGACGTTTTCTAACCAGCCCACTCTTGCCTTGAGCCCCTCTGAAAAAGCGTGGCTGGCGTCCCACCCTGAAATCAGCATCGCTTTTGATGGCCATTGGGGCCCCTACAGCGTCTATGCTGAGAAGGGTGGTTTTTCAGGGTATGCGGTGGATGTGGTCCGCTTGATCGAGCAACGAACCGGCATCCGTTTCAAGATTCACCCCGATGGAGAGTGGAAAACACTTTATGCTGCGGCACAAAACCGTGCGGTGGATGTTGTTGCAGAAATGGCTGTGCGGGAGGCGCGTAAGGAGTGGTTTGCCTTTACCAAGCCCTACATCTATCTCTCCTCCTATGTCTATACCCGAGCCAATGACTTCCGCATTAAAAAACGGTCTGATATCCATGGCTTACGACCGGCATTAGTGGATGGATATGCCTACAATAAGACGTTACTTAAAATAGCGCCGAATAGTGAACCGGTCATGGTCAAGACTGTTGCCGAAGCCCTTGAAGCGGTCTCTGAAGGAAGGGCTGATTTCTATCTGGGTAGCTTGGGAACCGTCAATTACCAGATTAAAAAGATGGGGCTGAGAGGTATTAATCCTGTTCTCAGATGGGAACAAAACACCAGCAATAACGCCTTTGGCGTGCGTAAGGATTGGCCAGAGTTGGTCTCCATTCTGGATAAAGCGTTGGCCTCCATTAGCGAGCAGGAGTGGCAGGGGCTAAATCAACAGTGGATCGGTAAAACGGAGCAAAAAAGAGAGCCGGTACGTATCGCTTTTGGCTCCAATAAACCGCCCTTCGTGTTTGCCCCTGGTAGCCATCTCGGCCTGGAGCTCGATATTGTCCGCGAGGCGATGGCACACAGTGGGGTCGAGATCATTCCTACGGAGCTGACCAACGAAGGTTTGGAAAAAATTCTGGATCTGGATCCCGATACCGCAGCAGCGGCGGGGGTACAACAGAGCCCCGACTCCCCCTATCACTTCTCCAGCAACTATGTCTTCTTCAACAATGCCGCTTACACCCTGGCCAGTGAGGGCGTGACGTTGGAAAAGCTGGAAGATTTAAAAGGACGCAAGATTTCTATTTGGGGCACCGGACATAAGGACCTGGGGCCTCAATTTTATGATCTGTTCAACCCAGAGAGTCGAGCCAAACATACCTCGGAGTTCTACGAGATCGCCGATCAAGGGTTGCAGGTACGCAGCTTCTTTGAAGGCAAGGCGGATACCCTGATCATCGATTCAAACATCCTGGGCTGGCAGATCAACCAACAGGCCAAACATGTGGATACCTCTGCGGACCTGGTACGCCATGGACTGTTCAATGCCACCACCGGTTTTGCCATCGCCTTTCGTAAGGCCAAGCTCAGAGATCAATTTGAAGCCGGACTGGCCAAATTGAAAGCATCCGGCCGCTATGCGCAACTGGTCAGGAAATATAAGGATGCCAATTATCAGCGCATGACAGATTTTGCGGTGCTGCTGGGCAAGCTGTTCAAACCCTATCTCTTATCCAGCAATGTGCAGAAAGTGGAAGGGCTCATCACCCAGCTGATCAAGACTCAACCCCTTATTGAGCGAATTGAGATCGTTGACCGGTTGGGCGGTCGACACCTCTACCTCCCGGCAGGGAGAGAGGCTTCGGACGAGCATTTCACGATTATTAACGAGATCCAGGAGTTTTCCCATGATGTGGGGCGACAGGTCAAATTTGGTCAGATTATCACCACCTATAAGGGGGGTGAAAAACGCGCGCCCTGGCCAGAATTAAGAGCGGTTCTTGAAGCGTGTAGCAACTGCAACCAGCTTGAAAAAGGGCAGATGCTTAAGGTGTTGCAAGCCTTCATTCAGTCCAAAAAATCGCAGAAAAAGCAACCTGAACATCATCAACAGGTAGTCGAATCCAAAAAGCAGAGTGAGGCCGACACCACCCAATCACTCTTGATCCTGTTTCCGATTCTGTTGGTCATTTTGCTCATTGGCACGCTGATTCTGCCCCGCTGGATCTCCGACGAGATGATTAGCCAGCAGTTTGGCTCCCCCAATTTCCGTATCATGATGCTGGCCGGGGCGGTGTTCATGATGGCCGTCGTCGCTGTTCTGGTGGTCTACACCCTCTCCAAGAACAAGGAGGTGGTGCTCAAGGTGATCGCCGATGAACTGGAGGTAGTCTTGCTCAGCACCATGGAACGCAGTGATCTGTGGGTGCAGGAACGGCTGAACTACCTGGCCAAGCTGGGCCACGATCAGAAGTTGATGGCTCTGACCAAACAGTTGCTGACGGTCAAAGCCGAGAAAGAGACCCTTGCCCAATCCGATACGTTGCACCAAATCCGTGACTATCTGGGTGAGCGTGAAAAAACGGTAGGGCAATTGGGATTTTTTATTATTAATCCCCAGCGTATCAGCATCGGGTCCAAACGGGACACCAACCTTGGCACCATCAACCTTATTGAACAGAACCATCCACAGCTGCTGAAAAAAGCCTTTGCCGGCCATACTGTCCTGATTCCGCCCATCCGTTCTGATGTGGTATTGGATGAAAAGAGTCCATCCGACCTCAAACCTCAAAATATGTTTTTTGCCGCCCCCATTTTTGATAGTGAAGGCAGCGTCATTGCGGTCTTGACCATGCGGGTGGATCCCAAAGGGGAGCTTTCCCGTATCATGCATGGTGGTCGCATCGGCTCCTCTGGCGAGACCTACATGGTTGATGAACAGGGGCGCATGCTCACCGAAAGCCGTTTTGTCAGCATGTTGAAAACACTGGGTTTGACCTCTCAGGATGATGGACCGGAACAGGCGTTGTGGGTGCGCGACCCCGGTGTCAATCTGATGCTGGGTCATACCGCAAGAAAACCCATAGTAGAACAGGCGGCTACCAAAATGTTGGAGGGGGTGCTGACGCTTAAAAAAGTATATGAGACAGGGGATCTTCCTCAAGATGCTTTGGACCACTCCGCCATTATGGTCAATGTGGCAGGCTATCGGGATTATCGGGGGGTACCCGTTTATGGTGCTTGGATGTGGGATGGTCACCTAGGAGTCGGTATTGCCACGGAAATTGACGTGGATGAGGTACTGTCCGGGCACGATACCCTGCGGGTTAATTTGATTGTTATCGCCACCAGCACCCTGCTACTGGCTGTGATTGCGATTATTCTGACCCTCACCTTTGGCCAGCGCGCCACCATGCTTTTACGCCGCAACCAGGATGAGTTGGAAGAGAAGGTGTTGGAACGCACCCGCGAACTGGAAGGTAGCCGGGAACGGCAGGAACTGGCCCTTAAAGGGGGTGCCTTGGGCTTCTGGGATGTCGACCTCACCACGGGACAGACCATCGTCAACAAACGCTATGCTGAGATCTTTGGTTATCCGCTGGACAGCTTGGAAGAGCGGCGTGACGACTGGATTGATCGCATCCATCCTGATGATCGCGAAGAGACACTTGCCATTGGCCGTAACTATCGCCAGGGCAAGATGCAGGAGTATGAAGCGGAGTTCCGCATTATCAAACCCTCCGGTGAGCTGCGCTGGGTAATCTCCAAAGGGGCCGCTGTGGCACGGTCTGAGGATGGAGCGGTTGCCCGTATGGTGGGCACGGTTCAGGATGTGACCGACCGTAAAGCCAGTGATGAAGCGCTCAGGATTGCCGAGGAGCGCAGCCGTCTACTGTTGGAGTCGGTGGGTCAGGGTATCTTTGGGGTGGGTGCGGATGGCAAGGTCAACTTTATCAACCCTGCCGCCACGCGTATGTTGGGCTATACCGCCCATGAGATCATCGGTCAAAAGGTTCATGGACTCATCCACCATACCCGTGCCGATGGTAGCAACTATCCGGTAGAAACCTGTCCCATGTTCCATTCCTTCTCCGAGGGGAGCTACCACAATATTGAAGATGAAGTGCTGTGGCGCAAGGATGGCTCCAGTTTCCCAGTTCAGTATAACAGCGTGCCTTTGATACAAGAGGGAAAGCCAATGGGAGCGGTGGTGGTGTTCCATGACATCACCGAGCGTAAAGAGTCGGAACGCATGCTCAAACAGCAGGAAGAACGGCTGGATATGGCCCTCAAGGGGGCCAACGCGGGCCTTTGGGATTGGCACGATACCAAAGGGGAGCTGATCACCGGAGAGATTTGGGCCACCATGCTGGGCTACACCCCCCAAGAGCTGGATGCCCGTTATGGCAACACCATGGAGCGTTGGTCCAGCCTCGTACACCCTGAAGATCTACCCGACGCCATGATAAGAATGCAGAGCCATATCGCTGGGGAGACAGAGATCTACAAAGCGGAATTCCGCATGTTGACCGCAGATGGGAGCTGGAAGTGGATTCTCGATATTGGGCAGGCCTCGGAGCGGGATGATAAAGGCATGGGCACGCGTCTGGTCGGGGTGCATCTGGATATTGATGATGAGAAGGAGATGGCCCAGCAGATCCTACGGGCCAAAGAGGTGGCGGAAGAGGCCACCCAGGCCAAAAGCGACTTTTTAGCCAACATGAGCCATGAGATCCGCACCCCCATGAATGCCATCATCGGCATGAGTCATCTGGCCCTGCAGACTCAACTGACCCCCAAACAGCAGGATTATGTCCATAAAATCCATACCGCTGCCAATGCCCTGCTGGGCATCATCAACGACATCCTGGACTTTTCCAAGATTGAGGCGGGCAAGCTGAATATTGAACAGGTTCCTTTCCGCTTGGATGAGGTGTTGGATAATCTTACCAACTTGGTCAACGTCAAGGTGCGGGAGAAGGGGCTGGAGTTCCTGCTGGCGTTGGACCAGGAGGTTCCCAAGGGCTTGATTGGTGATCCCCTGCGCTTGGGCCAGATCCTGATCAACTTGGCCAACAATGCAGTGAAGTTTACCGACCACGGGGAGATCGTGGTGCGTATCAGCCAGGAGGCTTCTGAGGAGGGCAAGGTTACCCTGAAGTTTGCCGTGAGCGATACCGGTATTGGTATGACTGAAGAGCAGGTAGGACGCCTGTTTCAATCCTTCAGTCAGGCGGATGCCTCCACCACCCGTAAATATGGCGGCACCGGTTTGGGGCTGACCATCAGTAAAAAGCTCACCGAGATGATGGAGGGCAGAATCTGGGTGGAGAGCATACCTGGAACCGGTAGTACCTTCCTGTTCACCGCCTGTTTTGGTCTCTCAGATGAGATGGAGATAGACCAACCTATACCGGAACCGGATCTACGCGGCATACCGGTTCTTATCGTTGATGACAGCGCTGCTGCGCGGGAGATTATGGAGCAGATGGCTCAGAGCCTAACCTTTGAGACCTTCATGACGGCTACGGGGCAAGAAGCGCTGGAGATGATCAAACAGCATGATGAGCGGGGCTATCCGTTCAAACTGGTACTGCTGGATTGGCGCATGCCCGGCATGGATGGGGTTGAGGTCAACCATCGCATCAAAAATGATAAGACGTTGCAGCATCCACCCCGTGTGGTGATGGTGACCGCCTATGATCGGGATGAGATGCGGCAGCACATTGGTGAGGATGAACTGGAAGGGTACCTATCCAAACCGGTGACCGCGTCCACCCTGATGGATGCCGCCATGGTCTCCATGGGGCATGCGGCTAAAGAGAGTAAAGGTACACGCCAAGGGACCAACCTGGGTATCGAGGCGGTCAGTGGGGTGGCTGGGGCGCGCATTCTGCTGGTGGAAGACAATGAAATCAACCAGCAGGTGGCCAAGGAGCTACTGGAGATGGCCCAGATGGAGGTGGTTATTGCCGACAATGGTCAGATCGGGGTGGATAAAGTTCATGCGGAATCTTTCGATATCATCTTGATGGATATGCAGATGCCGGTGATGGATGGCTATACAGCCGCCCGAACCATCCGTGCGGAGAGCACATTTGATGAACTGCCTATCGTCGCCATGACCGCCAACGCCATGGCCGGTGATCGGGAGAAGTGTCTGGATGCAGGTATGCAGGATCATGTCTCCAAACCTATCGAGCCATCGGAGATGTATGCAGCGCTGGCCCAGTGGATCAAACCCAGGGCGGGGTTGGGCGTGGCACCGGAACAGCTTCAGTCCAAAAAGCAGGCTGAAGCGCCATCGGATATGCCCGAATTACCCCAGTTAGAGGGGGTGGATACCCAAACGGGTCTGGCCCGTGTGGGGGGCAGCCAAAAACTCTACCTGGATCTGATGCGCCGGATTGTCAAAAATCAGTCTGGGACGGTGGAGGAGTTCCAGGCGGCTCTATCGGAGAATGATCTGCCCACTGCCGAACGGCTGGCCCATACCACCAAAGGGGTGGCGGGCAGCTTGGGGGCAACAGAGGTACAGGAGCAGGCCGCACGACTGGAGCAGGCGTGTGAAGCCAGGGATCGCAACGCCATTAATGATGCCTTACCACCGTTTGAGCAGAAACTCACCGGGCTTTTAAGGGCGATCACGGACTATTTTGCACAGTTAGATGCCCAGACAGCCAAAGAGGACGCTTCAGCAGTAGGGGAAGTGTGTTGGGCGGATGTGAAGCCCATACTGGAGCAGCTACGTCAATTGGCGGCGGATGATGATGGGGAGATTGAAGACACCTTCCTGGCCCACAAAGCGCAGTTAGCTGGCTTGGTTGAGGCAGATCAGTTGGATCAACTGGCTGACCATCTTCAAGATTTTGAGTTTGAAGAGGCTCTGGCTCTGTTGGAAGAGCTGTTATCCGCCATACCTAAGGAGGATGAGGGGGAAGATATCACCCCCAAGCTGGCACAGCTTATTGAGCTGGTCGCAGACGATGATATGGACTCGGTTGATCTGTTTGAGGAGATCAAACCGGTGCTAAACAGGAGACTGTCCCAGGAGGATCTGGAGGCGCTGAGCAACGCGTTCCTGGATTTTGAATATGATGTGGCAAAAGAGATCCTGGAAAAAATCTAA